The Cottoperca gobio chromosome 5, fCotGob3.1, whole genome shotgun sequence region aataacagagcTCATCAGAGTTTTGAAaattaacaattaaattaaGCGATGTTTGTAGCTGTCCAGGTTAactcaaattaattaaaaagaaaaaggccttTTGTGTTTGACAGAGAGACTTGGACTTTGGACTCCATCTTTACGCAGTTAGCAAATTATTGGATCGATGACTAGCTTGTTAGCTAGCAGGATAACATATACATCAGACAGCTTTggagctgtttgttttctttttcttgataCACTGACTTTTTATGTAGTTTTGTCATCAGGTCAAAAACTTAATTTGGCCAATACTTCATACTTAGATGTTTACcaatacctgctaaacatcagcatgctaatgttGTCATTATGAGCATGTTACCATATTGacattagcatgtagctcagAGCACTGCTAACTCCTGCTTCCACTCTTTGTGGAACTAAgcaaacacaaatactgtatcaCAACTTGTCCTTTTAAACCTTCTACACCGGTTCAATAATTGAGCTTAAACATTGAACAACCGTTGTTCAATGTTTTGTATTCTTGCTAAGCTATGCAAAAGAAGTCATGTTCTCTGTGCTGGACACAGAGATGAAACTGATCATCTGAAACATCGGACTCTCGGGGCAGACGGAGAACAAGAAGATTCATCTAAAATGTTGTAGTGCTCCTTTAAGCATTAGAGCGTCAATGAGCCTACTCATATTTAATGGATGCCACATTTAACATTCAGAACAAACTGAACTACTTTCCATGAATTTTGACAATATTGTGAGTGTTGAACATACTAATACTACAATGTTAATCTCTGTGCTGTATATACAGCCTCCATAACTCACCTATAAACCTACAGAACAAACCACTGGAGGTGTCTGATGGCATCAGCATGTTCTGCTAACTCCAACCATCTGCACTTTCTGACAAAATCAATATGTACATGTCAtagtgacacaaaacaacagtaAAATTCAATTTAGCcatttaaagagacaataatattcacattttgtTCACTCTTTGAAAATGGTAAATCAAAGTTTCACCAGCTTTTAAGTAAATTAAGTAGATTTTAAAGATCATAAAACTGTTCACATTGGTTTTGTAACCACAACaagaaaaatattgaaatatgtcCAACACAATGACAATAAACTTATTTTTTCCTCCATAAATCACTATGATAGTTTctaaagaaaacatcaacacagtCGTTCTATCTACAGTCGTTCCACTGACCTCGGTCCCTGGTACAGAAAGGTAGGGAAAACGTTTCGTATAAAAACGATGTgcaaaaagttgttttcttaGGTCCCTCTCATGGAAaacaatgtaaagaaataatgtaaatatcTACATAACCGTTGCTCTTGCCATTTTAGATTCTAGGATTACTGTGCACTTGCGGTGACTCGTCACATTTGTGCATCTGTTTGATTTAAAACGAGTTACTGCATTCGATGGACACCTGACAGGAAGTGCACACACCACTGTCATTGTAAAACTAGCTTGAGGTATTATTGCACATTTTCCCGAACTACAGATCTGGAATCAGGAGATTTCAGATTTACTCACACTTTTGGTGGAATGTCAAAGCTGACTTGAGCGCTGTCTGTCCTGACTGTACAGACACTGCAGCAGTCTGGACAACCTAAAGTTGACTTGTGgtttatcttcttttctttgaaaTTGTCTCCACACAGTCAACGCATCACTGTAGATTTCAGTAAACATGCATAAGCTGTTACCTGGGAAGGTAGATCTGTAAACATCCTGCCAACAGTAAAGACACCAGCAGGAACAGGGAGCCATGGACCACGAAGGGCCAAAAATGCTATGCTGCATTCACGCCATGTCAGCAGAACAGTAACAATGGGAGAAAAAACCCCTTGTTGTTAGGACTTCACGCATTATGGTGCTTTCTTTTCAAAGAGCTGTAGAATGCATGGTACTCATGCCCATGAGCAAGATGTATTAGATGGATTGTTCTGTGTGGTTGTGGTTTCACAGCTCCAGCCGTGTTTACAGTGTCAACCAGCTGTTTGTCATCTGTTGTTACCTCAATCAATTATATCAGTGTTAATAGTGGATCTTATTTAGTTGTAACTGACATTGCAAACATTTTGCGACTGTTTGTCTTTTCACCATCAGAAATCTGAAATGCCTGATCCCTCCGATTTAGAATTACAACTAAGAGTTTGGCGTGAGCGTGTTTTCTAAGTACGCTCTGAAAAATATGACGTGATTGCGGCATAAACTCCACGCAAAACACAACAGTAGCTGATCTTTACATGAAGCCGTGGTCACAAACCTCCGCGGCACATGGTTCCCCCTCCCTGATCAACACGGTTTCACTAGTGTTTCACAACCAAGTAAATCAGGTCGCGTTTTTCATTTTCCGTTACAAAAGCTCCCACCGACTGATATTTTAATTGTAAACAGAGTTTCTATAAAAACCATTCAGGATTTGGTATCAAATCTCAGTTGTCATTGTCTGCATTGCTACAGTTGATGTGTTCGGTGGCCCTGATGTCAAAGTCGTATGTGATTTATCATTAGTGCACAGCCAGGTTCATCAAGCAGAACAGTATTGCTCCCCGAAATCTCATGGTCTGTTTGAAGATTTGAGTCTGAACCCAAATGTTTGTAATTTTGTAAAAGATTCTGTGAAGTAAATGTAGCATAAGATGTAGCATGaaacacatgatgcaaacatacaCGCTCATCTGACCTTGTTCGGTTGTTTGTCTTCACAAGCGTCATGCACTGACACACATTTTGTCCGGCGTGCTGTACAGTggtcacacacccacacataaaGCTATCAGTTGAGGTGATGTACAGCAATGACAGTGAGGTTCCCTTTCTCGCACACATTCATTAAAGGAACAGTCCGACATTTCCGTCTTTCCCAGAGTCATATGAGAAGATGGATATCAGTTTCATCTTTGTGCTTCATGGACCGAGATGAAGAGGACCCTGTTCTGGTAAAAAGAGTCTcaaagaggacagagacagcaggatGGAAGACAGACAGTGCACACCGTGTACTTACAGTCTGTACGTTGGTTTGACATGAATTAAACCAATCAAAGCCAGGTGTGCCTGCACTGTGTGCATTGCTATTCAGATTGCGTAATctacaattataataatcaaaacTCTATTGTTTTCCGATGCAATCCACTGGGGGCTCGCTCTAAAAGAGAACTGACTGGAAACCTCCAGAGGCTGCAGCCTGCCGGTGAGGCGTAATGCAGCTGCAGAAACGCTGCCGTTAAAAACAACACTTGTGTACTCATCATGACACAATTAGTGCTATTTACACAGCATGGGCGCTGGGAGTGAAAATGACAACTGTGTCGGTCTGAAACTTACAATGACAGTTGCGCTTTGCTGTGTGTCGCTTTGCGCCAGGTGTAAGATAGGGCCCTACATAACTAAGACCCTTACAGACCAAAGCAGCTACGCAGATGCATCAAGTAGAATCCAACTGTTCGTTTGGTCAGACAATTTGGAAGTTATTGTAAGTGTATTTTTAGTTATAGATTAAGATGTACTAGCATTtaccccctgcttccagtctttgtgcttaGCTTGGCTAAACATGTCCTGGATCTCTGTACTGGACACACAAAGATGAAACTGATATTCATATTTTCATTGTCTTTAGAAAATACAGAGGAATCATTAATATGTCGTATTGTTAGcttaacatcacacacactcatacagagtTACAGTAAGACATGGTGCCCATGCAATTAGACGGTGGTGACCGTCAGCAGGGAGCTGGTACACAGCATGTCCTCCTGGTTGTTCAGCCTGGTCCCATGAGTCAGGAGCTCCTCTACTGTCGTCCAGTCATCCAACAGCTTCCTGTTCCTCAGACGACTCAGCTTCCTCTGACTCATCTCCAGGACCGTGTTGCACCTCCCTTCTGCAAAAGCTCCACCTCTGCTGTCCAGCACACCTCTGTCTCCAACagagactcctcctcctccagcaatGGCTCCTCCCCTGATAATGGCGTCTCGTATTGTCGCTCCTCtggcctgcagctgctgctgcctctgctcACGGGCCAATAGGAAGTGTTCCCTTCTCTCCATTCTACTCCAGTAACGACCCATCAGCATGTCAGTATTGGTCTCCTCATCTGTGCTCATTCCACTGCGTTCATCCGCCAGCTGAGACGCCCGGTCTCTCAGGAGCTGGTTCCTGGAGATCCGTGAGGTTGTGTTGGATTTGGAGTTTGGGTTAAGTTTTGGCTGAAAACCAGAACTGGGATTTGGGCTTGAACTTGCATTTATGTGTCCTATCTTTGCATCCCATCCAAAAGCACAGCCAGCCCCTGTGTGGCCCTCCAGGGTACTGTAGAGACCTCTGCCTCCCCCACCACCCAGGGACTGACGGATGGCTGGTTTTGGCCAGGTGTCGTTGACATCTCCAGTCTGAGGAGGGTGGACCAAACTCTGGAGGTGCTGCTGCTCCCTGGCTCGGCTCCTCCCCAGCTCCTGCTGCCTCTCTCGGTCCATCTCTTCTTGAATTTgtgcctccctctccctctccagctcTTTCTCATGCATTTGCCTTTTTTGTTCCAGTTCCCTCTCAATCTCTCTGTCCATTTCTGTCACCAGTTGCTCAGGCATCAAGCTTCTTTCTTGCGAGTGCCACCAGTCATGGGGAGCGAGCTGAGCATTAGTGTTGTTGTCGTAGCATCGCTCATGGGTGTTGGCACCCCTGATATGCCCCAGAGCGGTGgggtgttgttgtggtgggaGGGCCAGGCCTCCTGGGTGAGAAGCCAACACAGCAGCCACTAGCTCAGCTTCCTCTGGCAGGCCGGATGGCAGGACGTTATGTGGCGGCACACCTCCGCAGTGGTGCAGGGTTTCTGCGCAGTAGGAGGGGGAAGCTGGGTGGCTTGCCCGACGGCGGTACTCCTGCTGAGGAGTGCGATGGTGCAGAGTTCGGCTTCTCCTCAGCATCCCCATTGAACTGGAGCCCTCGTGGTGCTGCTGCATGGGTACTAGTGCTCTCCGGTGGCTGGAGGGGGTGCTGCAGGTGGAGAGGACCGGGGCAGTCATTCGTGATACTGCAGCATGGGCGTGGGAGGGGTTGAACAGGGCTCCACTGCTGGAGCTGTGACGGTTCAGACAGGGCCGGTCAGCTTTATGGAACTGGACCGATGAAACCCTGAAAATAAAAACGGTAaagtcaacaaacaaacagcaatgaCGCATGTTTGAAGACATAGATCAGAGCAGAAATGTTCCATCTATCAAACACATCAACTTCAGATAGATATACAAGTTCCTCCATAGCACAAAGCTATGACATTCTTTACTCATGTGTTAGGTGTTCTTGTTAAAGCCCCACACATTTTAGCttcaaacatttgttgtttgcttgtgttaacatctttttaaaatgtgtttaaaccaTAGAAAAACTGTTTGAGGCTGGTGTAAATTGGGAATGTAGTGATGTTTTAAATTGGTTTAAATGAGGGACTAAACTGTACTTAAACTTTAAGAGTTACAGGGCTGTTACTTTGGGACAAATAATATTCATTTATAAGTGAAACAGatgcagaaaacatttgataCATTTCCCAGTGTAACTGCCGTCTTATTTCTCCTCAACGTTGTTACTAAACCACTGACTGAGCCATATTTTCTCAACAGGTGTCATTgattgttaccatggaaacatgGTGTTGGGTGGCTAAATCTTTAGGCTTTTActaagtatttttatttgtgtgcaaCCAATACTCATATTAGACAAGTCTAACGGCAGAACTGTGTCTGTACAGCCTCAGATGATGTTGCTATGAAATATCTTCTAACTACTATTTTTGCCGGGGCAGTTATTCTACCAGCTCCTACCTGAAAAGTCCACGTGGTGGGAGATCCATGATGGGCCCAGTGCCCTCGTCCATCTCGAGCTGCAGGCGCTGACACTGAGGCTGCATGGTCAGCGCCTCAGGGATGGCCTCCAGCAGCTCACGGTGGCTCTTGGGGCAGCTGTCACGCCGCTCCCGCCTCTCGCAGGGTTCGCCCTGATGTTGCAGTCTGGCGTTGTACAGCCGCATTCGCTTCTCCAGCAGCCTCTGGAAGTGCCTGAATTCCCCGGTGCTCACGCTGTAGAAGCCCGAGTCGCTGAGCTCCGAGGAAATAAAGGACTCAGAGGAAGGAGAGCCGCCGCCTCCGAAGCCCCCACAACCCCCCGGGGCGAGGGCCCCATGTGAATGACAGTCCTCCAGGCCTCCTTCCTCAGTCTCCAGCCCCGAGAGGTCCCCCTGGTGGAGGGAGCCGTCAGTCCAGCCCAAACCGCTGTCTAGCTCATGGTGGAGGGGCAGGAAGCCCAGCGGCTTCTCCAACATGAAGTCCTCGTCATCCGTCTGCAACAAGAGGCATCTTCAGTACCAGGGTCattcacacactaacacactaaatAACTGCAACACAACGCACTGCCACACCCTCTGCACATTAAGCCAGCTGCACTTCAGTTAATCATAAGATTAATATCTGCAGGATAACTGAAATTAAAGTCTTCTTGTACAAGGAACATTTGAATTAAgctaataaatgtttgtttcaatgtatattgatattgatGTTTGCTTTCTAAAGAGTAATAGAACAATTGCAAACACTCTCCATCTCAGTTTCTGTCATTTCTACTCAGAACGGGAAAGGCATTATTTGGAATAAGTACTGAAACTTCAGTATCTTAATTGGTACAATTATTGAAACTATTGGACACACAGCACAGTTTTGATTACCTGACTGTGGCAGCCGTTAGGTTCTTCTAAGTTTGCATTGCAGCATCCCATCAGGCAGTTCTGTCCCTTTGGTCCACGACCAGTCAGTTCTGGATCCTGAGGGATGAAAAACAACACGAAGCTTCTGTAtgttaatgaaatgtttatttctcaCTAATTGCAGGAATTCTTTGTCAATCTGCACCAAACTGACACTGACGCTGAGGCCAGACTGACATcccattttgttttgcagattgAAGCAATCTGAACgtattaacatttatattcaatgtgtgtgtgtgtgtgtggggggggggcgttCTTAATGTCACCTGATGGCCCATGTCCACAGTGTCCCGTGGGGAGCTGGACAGGTAGCTGTACCGTCCTCCTTCACAGTGATCTTGTGGCAGAGACAGATGGCTGTAATAATGTCTGGGACAGACGACAAGAACACATAATTAAGACCTCTTAATAAACTCCTTTTGTCCATCATTTCTATTGATCACGATAACTTCATGCTCACTAACTTCATTGCTGATTTCTAAGGCAtcagatttttctttaaaaacgtTTTGTAGTTTGTGTAAAGGACACAGTTTTAACAGCAAAACTCAAAAACAAGAACCAGGTTGTGAAAATGTTAAACAGCAGCTCTTTAAGATGTACACATCCACATCACATTgtcttttatgtgtgtgtacctgtcctGGTAGGAGGGGCTGGAGGCGTTGTGCCCCGCCCCCATCAGTGGGAGTGGCAGGTTAAGATGCTGCAGGTTGAGGGGGAGGGGCTCCCAGATTCCCCTGTCTGCCTCGGTGCCACACCCCCTCTGACCCTTGATCTGCATGGTGATTGGACGCTGACTGGCTGCCAGGATCCGCAGAGCATCccgctggctcaggtttgcaaGACTCCGCCCACTCAACTGAGACGAgcagagagagtaagagaagcGATGTCATGTTAGAAAACACCTGCCTCTACCCAcattcagcagacacagagcgagATGATCATCCCACTCGAGTCgtgtgtgtccacctgatgaatttAAGTTCTGGTTGGTCTCCACCAAGATGCACAGATAACGCTTCTGATACACCAATCACAAGTCTGTGTAATAGATGCATTCCTttgattataaatgtgtttatagaaATATGTTATGGTTAGTTGTTGCTGCAGTGGTGCTAACGTCAGTTAAGTTCAGCAGGTGTCTCTCACCTTGAGCATGAAAGTATGAGCTTAAAGATGCTAAAGAAAGCTCCTGAGAGTTGCAGAGACACTTTACCCATCAATTTGATGTTAATCATttaaagctggggtaggcaATTTATCCAACTGTAAAAAAATGACAGGCCTCCCTTCAAAACCACTCCCCCAAAACACATGTGTACTGCTGGAGGGCGAGTCGACGAGATAGCAATGGGGCGCACAGCACATTATTGTCAAGGCTAACTGTATCCAACTACCTCATGTCTCATTCACATGTAAGAATAATTATAATGAACGTAAACTAGTCAAGCTAGCATGTTAGTATCTGAACATTTTGTCTGCCTGTCGTTGGGGAAGACTGCAATGAATGcttgtcagagcatttgatttattgaaaataaaaattaacaaAATGGTCAACAATTATGTTTCTGacaaagagctgcagcagcactcCGCCTGCTGAATATGCATCATTAGTATTAGTGTCGGCTAGAGTAGGTAAACACAAGATATGTACAGTTGTTGATAAACTTATAAATCATTGAGCAGGATGGTTTATAACAATATTGAAATTGTTATATGATTTTTGCATCAGTTTAATTAATTGAATCCTAAATTAACTCCAGAGACGGTATGCcagaaaagtgaagccaatatGGAAgcgccttaaacctgcattcccTCTAACGGCCAGCAGGGGCAACTCCTCCGggtgcaaaaagaagtccagtTTTAAAGAACTCTATGAActcttctcacttgatttattacctcagtaaacatttacaagatgagtttatggtctcaattgtAGTTTCAAGTGTAATTCAATACAgtatgatgttcatttagtaaagtaTGCTCCcgtttagagtaaaatagacgattaAGCAGGGTGTGCTTttgggcgtggctaccttgtgattgactgGTCGCTCCCACAGAGTTGTTTTCGTCTTACAACTTCAACTCTTTCACAGTGTGCTTTCAGTTCATGAAATTTAATTGTGGTCCCctaaaaatgacatgtttagctttcagttgtactttgctccaccctctcgtgtcacttctggttgcaaaaaaccaagatggcgacagtaACCCCAATGCTGTCATAGTAATTTCATGAGGGTTGTCTGAGTTTGGGCTTGAGGACGTATAACAGAAAGGCTGCGGTGGAGTTTTAAAGATATGGCTGTTTACCAGGCAAGGAGGGTCTAAATATTAAGATACTAtccagttgcattatgggaaatttGAGATCAATTGCTGTGGGAGTTTGACTGATACTAAGGACTAAAAGTCGACatatctcagcctctgctgcacCACTGCCTTCTAAATCTGTCCCTCACAAGGCCAACAACTTTATGGAAGTAACAGAGTGAATCACTAAAGGAATGTCCTAATCCAGCCATGCATTGTGGGAAAACAGCAGCAATGATACTACGATTAAATTTTAGTTTGCGCGCTGCCATTTTAACTGCACTTCTagtcttttttgtgtgtgtgtgtgtgtgtgtgttcgttcgtgtgtgtgtgtgtgtgtgtgtgtgtgtgaacacactaCAGACTGAAAACTCTGAATTAGTCGACATTATGCAACTGGGTCACAAGACACAGCTCCGTCTGCACACAGATGGTGGATTTATTCCAATATGACAACAGTCGAATTTTGAgccattcaaataaaatatgacgaATGTGAACATGGTGTCCATGTTTCCACTAAAGGGTTAACACCTACGAGCTAGCATCAGTCTCATCCTGCTtcacaggcgcacacacacacacacaaatatacacacacacacacacacacacacacacacacacacacacacacagctcagcaGCATTCAAATAAGACGCATGAACAGTATTGTTAACTCCAGCACATCATAACCATGAGTCACCTTCCGCTACATTcaaccagacacacacagaaacacacacacacaaagatagcATGAGCTGAGAAGCACAAAATGGCACCTGTGTGTGGATACAGAGGACGGCAGCTGAACGACTGAGCTGTCAGCAGATGGAGATGACGAAAATGAACCATATTCTTGCACCCAGCATGAAAATTCAACATATTAACCAAAATAAATGGACATAAAATGTTTGAGatttaaacacacagaaattaggtttgtcattcacacacacacacacacacacacacaaatgcagagtcgtgcagaaataatgaaattataCCATTTTCCGTCTACatcgatacacacacacacacacacacacatacctgaaTGCCTCCTACAGAGCTCAGTTCTATCTTCTTTAAAAGAGACGTCATGAAACAGTCATAGCATCGTTTATAACATTGTGGAAAGGTCTTTGGACACTTACCGTTTGGTCACCCATCCACGGTCCAGAGAGCCAGCAGCCCATCGTCACGGCAACAGAGGACAGCTGCCTTGGTTCCTGTAAAAATCAACGatgctgctgcttcctccaGCAGatcgtctcctcctcctcctcctcctcactctccgTCAATCTCTCCTCAGCGTGCCTTTCACTATCACTCTCTCCTCAGCATCTGTCCTCTCCCCACTATCCTCcaccctttttcttctcttctatatttgcgtctttctttcttttttcatatatttctttAGCGTCTCTGTCCTtgcccctccccccccttcACAGCTCCAGGTTTTAACATCCTGCACtaacgcacacgcacactcatgcatgcatgcagctctacaaacataaaaatatgCGCAGGCTGACgttcagagacagagagggaaacacaCGCAGTCACACAGTGATGATGGTGTCTCATTGGTGGCCTGTTCAGGGTCATCAGCCAATCAGATGCAGTGGTCACCCTCTGGatgtcttcctctctgactGAAGCTCCTCATGAAGCCTCGACGTGTGCAGGAGGGGAGCCTGTGCTGCAGTGATACACACAGTAACAGAGGGAACACACCATCCAACTATCTATTTTTTAGCTATTCATCCAGGATCCTCCAGCAGATGCTGCTCAAGGCATGCTGGGAGATGTAGTCCCTCATTTCTACAAGAGGTCTTCTCCTTCAGATATGGTCCAGAATCTTTGAGAATTTCAGTCTgcacaaattaattaaaagagaaagagtgaTCCGATCTGGAAAGGACCAGAGGACAGTTAGACCTGATCTACACAGACCTGAGGAGACCTGGTGCTTTCACACTGGCAGTTTAGTCCAGATCCATTGAAACGGCCGGAGCTATATGAAGCTTTCGgactttctttctgtgtttcccGAAAAAGAAACCTTGGGCATTGAACTCAGCAAGCACAGTGATAGAGCATCTGGTGGTTTGTAGGAGTTATAGCAGCTGATAATAACTGAGGCCAAAGCCCTTTAACTAATCACTGCTTTTAAAGGTTCGGTCCCATGAGTTGGCAATAAAAGTCTTAATAAAACTACTTAGCTAATTTCTATCTACAATTGTGCTGCAGGAAAATTCACATTATATTGTGCAATTTGCTGGAATGTTCACAGAGCCTACATTGCCAGTATTTTTGTCGATATGAAACACTAACATACAATAGTGGTCCTATGTCAACTGTAGGCTCGTGTATTTTGGTCGTTGGCTAGAAGGGAGAAGCTGcttttgtcttattattgtccAAATTGGCTTATTGTTTCAGCCACGCCCCCTTTATGGCAATCTGCAATTCTGAATTGAATGCCATCAGGTTAATGTAAAGGTTGCCGTAACGAGGTTAAACATAAAATGCACGTCTAAGACtactttaataaatgtattattctaaCCATCTCTAatgcacaaataaagaaaatcagTTTCATAAAAGCATGTTGAGGTATGTCCCCTTGCAGTGGGACAAAGGTGTGGTAAAAGAGGTTTGTCAGAATAGgaccactctctctctctgtctctctcatctctcatctctcatctctcactctctctgttaCAGGCATAGCAACAGTAAATGAAGGAGGGCGGGGCTTAGGTGTGAATGGTTAATTGAGCGGATTGCGTTGTCAACTCGGGAGTTTGAACTCAAGTTTAACTTGCCATGTTTCAACTTGGTGACTCCCAATTGAAAAAGGGTAATATCTGTATGTGAGTATCACATCACAGGAGACATCCTGTCTACCTTAATGCAGACGTGCGTGATGATCGCGTGTGTCTTGTggctgatgaagatgatgatgatgatgatgatgatgggtgCATCTGGATGCCTGTCGCTGAGCTCTGCCATTTCTGTTCTGAAGTATGGAGGcggagagagagtgagcatgtgttacacacacacacacacacacacacagacacacacagacacactcagctGCGACACACAGACCTGTCTGTCTAAAAATGGAAAGCACTCTTGCTGTTGCTGAGAAGCCACAAGACGCTTCTATATGTGGAGAGTGTTCATACAGGGAATCATATTAACATCCATCAGCTCATGACATGACGCAGATAAAAACAGCGGCCGCTGATGTCAGATTACATGACTGATGATTTAAGTGCACGATGAATTaacttccttttttcttttcacgcGGGACATGTCCCCCTTACTTTTCAAAATCCAACGGTTGTATGGGGCATGGCCTTGTGGCTATGTAGTGTGACCATGTTGCTATGGAGGTCTAACACAAAGTGGGCTAAGAATAAGGTGGGTATAGGAGTTTTTAGtgtgaggttgccaggcaaccagcagagacCCCAAGAAGGTACTGCACCTGGCAAAACAATAGTCCCGCACATAACcccctgtaaaaccacaacGTGTCATTCTTACACAAACAGcatataatgtgttaataatTAGAGATGATGCTAGGTGGGCTTTCTGCATCGCTCTATACTTCCTATTGtaaacctttgcacattcctgcacaaaactctacttttattttctctcactatgtttattgttatgcacCAAAATAACAGAGCAGATTCTGTGTATGTGAATACTTCCACTTGGCAATAAAAGACTTTCCccttttcagtctttgtgctaagaaAAGATAACCAGCTGCTGTATTTATCATACAAGTGATGagatacacacattcacactcaagAAATCTTGTTTATAAACTCCATTTTTCACACGCTGCCTGTGGCTCAGAGTTGGGGGGTCCTTCTTTGAATCATTTCCTTGTGATTTGCTGCTAATAAGACTTTAAT contains the following coding sequences:
- the LOC115007767 gene encoding uncharacterized protein LOC115007767 produces the protein MGCWLSGPWMGDQTLSGRSLANLSQRDALRILAASQRPITMQIKGQRGCGTEADRGIWEPLPLNLQHLNLPLPLMGAGHNASSPSYQDRHYYSHLSLPQDHCEGGRYSYLSSSPRDTVDMGHQDPELTGRGPKGQNCLMGCCNANLEEPNGCHSQTDDEDFMLEKPLGFLPLHHELDSGLGWTDGSLHQGDLSGLETEEGGLEDCHSHGALAPGGCGGFGGGGSPSSESFISSELSDSGFYSVSTGEFRHFQRLLEKRMRLYNARLQHQGEPCERRERRDSCPKSHRELLEAIPEALTMQPQCQRLQLEMDEGTGPIMDLPPRGLFRVSSVQFHKADRPCLNRHSSSSGALFNPSHAHAAVSRMTAPVLSTCSTPSSHRRALVPMQQHHEGSSSMGMLRRSRTLHHRTPQQEYRRRASHPASPSYCAETLHHCGGVPPHNVLPSGLPEEAELVAAVLASHPGGLALPPQQHPTALGHIRGANTHERCYDNNTNAQLAPHDWWHSQERSLMPEQLVTEMDREIERELEQKRQMHEKELEREREAQIQEEMDRERQQELGRSRAREQQHLQSLVHPPQTGDVNDTWPKPAIRQSLGGGGGRGLYSTLEGHTGAGCAFGWDAKIGHINASSSPNPSSGFQPKLNPNSKSNTTSRISRNQLLRDRASQLADERSGMSTDEETNTDMLMGRYWSRMERREHFLLAREQRQQQLQARGATIRDAIIRGGAIAGGGGVSVGDRGVLDSRGGAFAEGRCNTVLEMSQRKLSRLRNRKLLDDWTTVEELLTHGTRLNNQEDMLCTSSLLTVTTV